Within Nitrospinota bacterium, the genomic segment AATTTGGCCCCATGGTCTCGTAAGGCTCATAATCTTTTTTAAATTTCCCTCTCATCTTTTTACAGACTGCACCACAACGCTCACCACAGGTCTTAAATTTCTTTGGGACGATTGTCTCCTCATTAAACTGTTTGAGATAATGCCCCTCGATAAACTTATTATGTATTTTCATCCTCTCATCGTCTGTAAGGTAGACAGATGCATAATTAAAAGTAAACAGAAGGTCTTTCAATCTTGCGAAATTGACTCCAAAGGTTCCTCCGGTTTCGAATTTTGGGTCGTAGCGATATTTTGTAGTAGCCAACATTGTTTGAGGGATCATTTTTTTACCAAACTCCTCTTTGAAGTATTTGTCCAAATCAATATTATCACCTAAAGAATCTGATCTTTTATAATCTCCTCCATAAATGATACCAACGATACGATGGTCCTGAACCAATTTAGAGCCTAAGCCACCCCTTCCCGCCCAACAATCTACATAGGAGACCTCATGGTTGATAGGAGCAGAACCAATGGCTCCCATAATTGTCTTTAAAGAAGCAGGGCCTGTTGCTAAAACACGACATTTATCAAACTCCTTACCCCACCTTTCAAATACATATTCCTGTAAAGCATAAAAACCGGTTTTATTCTTATAACCTTTCCATATCTCCTCAACATTTATCTTTTTAAAGGATACATCTAGCTTCCCTTCCTTTTTTCTTAGCATAAGCATGGAATAATCATCGCAGGCATTTTTTATGGAAACATAATTTACTCCCAATCCATTAAAAACCGTTCCAGCACCACCCATTGTTGATATATAAAAATTTCCCCAGAGGGGTGAGCCTCCACAAAAAATCAACCTGCTTGTTCCTGGAATGATAGTCCCTGCAAACAAACCCGAACCAAAACAAAAGTAATTTCCCTTCTTGTACATCTTAAAACCATAATCCACTGGACCAATGATATTCTCATCTTCAAGATTCACCTCTTTAAATGACTTTTTTTGAGCATCTATCTCCAAAGCTATTTGTTTGATCATAAGTTTCATCTCCTCCAGAAAAATGATTATCTCTAAACATCATTTAAACAATAATTATACCTTTATACCTTATTAGTATTTATCCACCTATAAATCCCCCTCATCAAAGTTAATAAATTAAAATCCTTATTTAATCTAAAATGTTTTGATGCTAGTTTGTCTTTGAGGTCTTTTTTTCTTATATATATAGTAAAGTACACAAAAGATAATAAGAATAAATAAAATGGAAAACTTTAATCTGTTGATAATGAGAAGAAGAAGTGTAATTTGCTCAGCAAAAAAATAGCCGAGAAAAACAACAATGGGAACGCTGATAAAGGCTCCCAGTGAATCTACAAAAATAAATCTAGGGATACTTATCTTTAAAGTTCCTGCAACCAGATATACGGCCATTCGAAATCCAGCAACAAATCTTGCAAAGAATATTGTCTTATTCCCATGCCTTGAGAAGTAATTTCTGATTTTTACCAAATTCTTTTTTGATAAAAATCTCTTTGGATATCTGAACCTTATAAACCCTTCCCCAAAACTTCTGCCAATAAAATAGACTGTAAAATCACCTACCACAGCCCCAAATATAGCAATGGGGATAACCATATAGAGGTGAGCATAACCTTCATACGCTAAATATCCTCCAGCAAGAATGATCAGATCCTCGGGCAGAGGTAAACCCAATCCTCCCAGAAACAATAATAGAAAAATAACTGAATAGATAAAAAATTCTGAGTGAACAATTAAAAAATTGAATATATAGTCATCTAAAAAATCCAAAATATTACCTTTATATAAACAAAAATAACTTCGCTATCTATACATTATAAAAGTTTTTGTGTCAATTTTAAATTTCGAAATTTGTTTTTTTATACTTGAACAAAATCTTAAAAAAGATATAATTTTATAAATTTTTTTAATATCTTTTTCAAAGGATTATGGATTTAGTAAATGTTTTGATTTTGACTTTTATTCCAATATTTGTAGCTGTCGATATTGTTGGGATTATCCCCATCTTTTTATCGTTCGTTGATGAATTAGATATAAAGACACGAAATAAGATAATATGGCAGTCAATTATTACTGCCACTGTTGTAAGTCTTGCTTTTGCCTTCCTTGGGAAAGGGATATTCATTATTCTTGGGGTTACTGTTGCAGATTTTAAGATTGCTGGCGGCTTAATTTTACTTGTATTAGCTGTCATAGATATAATCTTTCCAGAAAAGAAGAGGCGAGAACCAGGCTCAACTGTAGGGGTTGTTCCTATTGGTATGCCTCTTATTGTGGGTCCAGCTGTCATAACCACTATTATAATCCTGGTAGATATTTATGGTGTAATCATTACTACCATATCACTTATCTTAAACCTGCTTATAGCTTGTATCGCTCTTTATAGCTCAAATATGATCATCAATCTCATTGGAGAAGGGGGATTAAAAGCTACATCGAAAGTTGTGAGTCTTCTCCTTGCTGCTATTGGGGTAATGATGATTAGGCTGGGAATTATTGAAATCATAAACAAGGTGTAATAAAGAACATATAAAATGAAATAGAAAACTTTTTAACTTGCCAAAATTTTTAATTTATACTATATTCACAAAAAATTTTTTAAGAGAGGACTTGTAAAACAGATGATGTCAAATCACATAATGGTACCAAAAGAGATGTTTTTGACAAAAGGAGTGGGACGCCACAGACGAAAATTGGAATCCTTTGAGTTAGCACTCAAAGATGCTGGTATAGAAAAACAAAACCTGGTTAGAGTGTCGAGTATTTTTCCTCCTAATTGTAAGGTTATTTCTCAGAAAAAGGGTATAGAAAAGTTATCCCCAGGTCAGGTCTGTTATTGTGTATTGAGCGAAAACAGTACAAATGAACCCAACAGGCTGATAGCTTCTAGCATTGGGCTGGCTATCCCTTATGATAAAACATCTCACTATGGATATCTCAGTGAGCACCATTCCTTTGGTGAAACAGAAACTATAGCTGGAGATTATGCAGAGGATATAGCTGCGAGCATGTTGGCTGCTACATTAGGAATAGAGTTTGACGAAGACAAAAACTGGGATGACAGAAAAGAACTTTGGCGGATGGATGGAAGAATAGTCCAAACAAGAAACATATCCCAATCGGCCTTGGGAGATAAAAAGGGACTTTGGACCACTGTTTTAGCAGCAGCAGTATTTATCCTTTAATCATTCATTGCCTTTTACAATCCATAGTTGATAAATAGCTGACAATATAATCTCTCCATCCCTTTGGACCAATCCCTTCAACTTTTATCAAACCTTTCATATCTATTTCTGGGTCATGAGTCCCACCAGGTTTTTTAACTAAAACAGCTATATCAACCCCTTCTAAAAGGGGTTTGTCATTAAAACTATCTCCAAGGCCAATGGTTATTATATGAGAATACTTTTTCTCATATAGAGCTTTAAGGATCTCAACCGCTTTTCCTTTATCGTTTTCACCAGTGATATGAAAGAACCTCCCTCCTTTTGTGTATTGATACCCCCTTCTTTTAATCTCTTTTAAAACCTTATTTTGAAGTCTATTATCTCCTTTAATAACAAAAGCTTCATCAAACTCCCTTTTTTTCGATAATAAAGCTTCATTAAAGCTTAAACCGCAAACACTCGAGATTTCTTCTGGTTTCATATCAAAAAATCCTCTAATGTCACAGTTGAGCTTTGTCTTGATATCATCTAATACAAGGCAGAGCTTCTTATAAGGGATTCCTAACTCTATTATCTTATATGCATCATTTTCTTTGGTATATTTAAAGGTGTGTGTAAAATAATCTTTGGGTATAAAGATGCCTCCACCATTTTCTGATATAAAGGGATGAAAGATCTCCATTTTTTTTCGATATTCTTCTATCTCTGCTCTGGTTTTGCTGCTACAGAAGATTAAAGGAATATGATATTTTTTTATTAGGTTAAGAGCAGGAAGAGCAGGTTCAAAGGAATAGGTTGAATGATCAACGAGTGTTCCATCAATATCAGTAAAGATGATTGGATTTCTTTTCAATTCTATTGTCCTTAGAAGTCTTTTAAATACTAGGGAATTTTTTTACTTTATTAATTATATCATTTCAAAAAAACCCATAGAATGTTTGACAAATTATATTCTGTATAATAATATCATAATAATTATATTTATAAAATAATTATAGAAGAACAAAAATGGGTGATTTTCATCAAACAGGCGTAATAACAACCTTACATAGACTGGGAAAACTGGACTTAGAAAATCTGGAAAGAAGATTAGAAAAATATTCCAAAGAAAGACCAATTGCGTTGGTTCTCCCCAGCTTATACTCAGAGCTCCAAGGAGAGGCACTGCCGAAGATTATTGACGAAATAAAAAATGTGCGGTATCTCAAACAGATAGTTGTAGCCCTTGGTATGGCTAATAAAAAAGAGTTCAACCACGCCAAAAAATTCTTTTCTGTTCTTCCCCAAGAGGTGAGAATAATCTGGAATGATGGAAAGAGGTTTCAATCACTCTATAAGCTTTTAGAAAATAACGGACTGGACATCGGTGAACAAGGAAAAGGAAGATCAGCATGGATGGCCTATGGATATGTCCTGGCAAGCGGTAAGAGTCAGGTTATTGCCCTTCATGACTGTGATATTCTTACATACAGCAGAGAGCTTTTAGCAAGGCTATGTTATCCAACAACTAGCACTACCTTGGACTACGAGTTTTGTAAAGGATACTACAGCAGGGTTACGAATAAGCTCCATGGAAGGGTTACGCGTCTTTTAGTAACCCCCCTTATTAGGGCTATGGAATCTGTCATAGGTAATAATTTACATAATGTCCCTTTCCTCAGCTATCTTGATAGTTTTCGCTATCCATTAGCAGGAGAATTCTCCATGGATGCTGATTTAGCAAGAATAAATCGTATACCAGGAGATTGGGGCCTTGAGGTCGGCGTTTTAGCAGAGGTGTATAGGAACTGTGCAATTAATCGAGTATGTCAGGTAGAACTCTGTGGAAATTATGACCATAAGCACCAAGTTCTATCTCCTGACGATCCTGAAAAAGGCCTTTTAAAAATGTCCATCGATATCTGTAAAAGTATATTCAGAACCTTGGCAACTGAAGGTGTAGTTTTTTCGGATGGTTTTTTTAGAACCTTACAAACAAAATATCTAAGGACAGCACAAGACAACATCAAACGCTATGAGGATGATGCTGCAATAAATGGACTTGGTTTTGATAGACATGAAGAAGGACTGGCTGTTGAAGCCTTTACTAGAGGAGTAAAGATGGCGAGCGAGGTCTTTTTAGAAAATCCCTTTGAAATAAGACTGATACCAAATTGGAACAGAGTCGACGCAGCGATTCCTGACTTCTTGCCTATGCTCAATGATGCAGTAGAAAAAGACAATGAGTAGAATCCTTAGGAGTCTTTTTGTTCAATATATTAAAGATGGTCCTACAAACCCCATTCTTCTATAAGATATGATTTCAAAATCTCACTTATTCTCATCATCAACAAAAAGGGCAATTAGATTATCTCATCTTATAGGGAGAATATAATTTATGAAAAAAAATAATATTAACAAAATGAGAAGAGATGCAAACGACATATTTAAACATGGACTGAGGGCAGTTGATCCCATTGAAGCCATTAAGACCCATGTAAAATTAGATGGAAATACTTTGAAAATAGATGATAAAGAAATTGATCTTTCTCAATTCAAGGAAATTTATTTGGTTGGAGGGGGTAAGGCTGGAGCCTCTATGGCTCTTGCCTTAGAAGAACTCCTTGGAGATAGGATTAAAGCAGGCGTTATAAATGTAAAATATGGTCATGTAGAAAATTTAAAGAGGACAAAGATAAATGAGGCTGCCCACCCTGTTCCAGATGAGTCAGGGGTTAAAGGAACCCTTGAGATTTTAGAATTAGCAAAGAATAGAGATGCTGACGATCTTATTATATGTGTAATTTCGGGAGGAGGATCGGCCTTAATGCCTTATCCATCTGAAGGTATTACCCTCGAGGAAAAACAGCTCGTTACAAAGCTCCTTTTAGACTGTGGAGCAAATATAATTGAGATAAACACTATAAGAAAACATATTTCTCAGATTAAAGGTGGTCAACTTTCCAGAATTGTCTATCCGGCCAGTCTAATAACCCTGATATTATCTGATGTTATTGGTGATGATCTCCAATCAATTGCATCAGGCATGACAGTTCCTGACCAAACCACTTTTGAAAATTGTGTAAATATCCTAAACCGTTATGATTTACTAGAAAAAATACCTCTCTCCGTAAAAGAACATTTAAACAAAGGTCTAAAAAATTTGATTAGTGAAACCCCCAAGAAGGGAGACCCGGTATTTAAAAAGACCCGTAACTTTGTCATTGGAAGTAATATACTCGCAGTAAAGGCTGCGGAAAAAAGAGCAAAGCAACTCGCATACAATACTCTCATCTTATCTACCTATATTGAAGGAGAAACAAAATATGTTGCCTTGATGCATGCAGCCATTGCAAAAGAAATCCTAAGCTCTGGAAATCCTATAGAAACTCCTGCGTGTGTTATCTCCGGTGGTGAGACTACTGTAACGATAAAGGGTAACGGTAAAGGAGGAAGAAACATGGAATTTTCATTAGCTGGGTCCATTGAAATTGATGACCTTAAAAATGTTGTTATTCTCAGCGGAGGAACTGATGGTTCTGACGGACCTACTGATGCTGCAGGAGCTATTGGAGACAACTATACCATAAAAAGGGCAATGGAATTAAATCTTGATCCTCATGTATATCTTAAAAATAACGACTCCTACAATTTTTTTAAAGAATTGGAAGACTTATTAATAACCGGTCCTACCAATACTAATGTTATGGACCTGAGAATCATGCTTGTTCAATAGAGGTGGTTGTCTTTGAGGCCCAATAAACAAAAAAAATATCTTGTTGGATTAGAGTTTGGTGGTACAAACATAAAAGCAGCTCTCTTTGACAATACACCCAAGATTATCCAGCAAGAATTTCAGCCTACCCATGCCCAATTAGGGGTTGAAAGTGTATTAAAAAGAATCAAAAAAATTATTCATAATCTCATCGATAAAGAGAATATTCTCTCCAATCATTTAATGGGAATTGGTATTGCCTCACCAGGACCTCTTGATACAAAGAAAGGGATAATTTTTAATTCTCCAAATTTACCAGGATGGAAACGTGTCCCTTTGAAAAATGTTATCAAAAGAGAATTTAATGTTCCTGTAATATTAGAAAAGGATACAAACGCAATTGCCTTAGGCGAGTATTGGATGGGAAATGGCAAAGGTGTTGATCATCTTATTTGTATCACCATTGGCACAGGAGTTGGTGGAGGAATAATATTAAACGGTCAAATATGGCATGGCAGAGATGATCTGGGAGGCGAAATTGGACATATGATTATTGAAAAAGATGGCTTAGAATGTAATTGTGGTAATAAAGGATGTTTAGAGGCATTTGTTTCTGCTACTGGAATTGTAAAGAGAACTATCCAAGCTTTAAATAAAGGAAGGGTATCCTCCCTATCAAAAAAGAGGAACAAACTGACTTCAGAATTGATATTTAATGAGGCAAAAAAGGGGGATAGGTTATCCCTGGAGATAGTCCACGAAACAGCAGAATATCTCGGTATAGGATTGGCGAACCTAGTAAATATTTTAAATCCGGAAATAATAATTTTAGGCGGAGGAGTTAGTCATTCAGGGGAAATTCTCTTTAGACCAACACTAAAAGAATTAAAGAAGGGGGCTTTTTTAAGGGGTGTTGAACATTTAAAAGTCCTTCCTTCAAAATTAGGTAATAAAGCAGGGATTTTAGGCTCGATTTATCCTTTTTTCCATAAAACTTAAGATGCAGAAAAAGATAGTATTCATTTTTATTATTATCTTTACTGTTTTCTATATCAATCCTCTCTATTCCTATTATTATAAAGAGTCAAAAGGATCATCAATTGACAATATTCCATTTACTGAAAAAGAGGAATTAACATATAGTATAACCTGGATGGGAATATCTGCAGGAACAGCCAAGATGTGTATCAAAGGAAAAATCAATAAATGGAATAAGGAACTCTATCATATTGCATCTCAAGCAGATTCCTCAGAATTCGTATCCCTTATATATAAAGTTAAAGATAGGGTTCATTCCTATATTGATACCTCTGGCATCTATCCATGGTATTACTCAATCATGCAGAGGGAAGGTCGCTATAGAGCGAACAGGATTATTATCTTTGATCAAGAAAATAATAAGGCTTTTTTTACAAAAAATGATAATCCTCCACTAGAATTTTCTGTTCCGTCAATGGTACAGGATCCCCTCTCAACCCTTTATTTTCTTAGAACCAAGGACTTAACTGTTGGAAAATCTGTTTATATAGATACTTTTTCAGGCAAAAAGACACATAGAGTAGAGGTTCAAATAGTAAAAAGGGAAAAACTAAAAACAATATTTGGCAAAATAGATACTATCTTAACAAAAGCAATTTTAGAAAATATAGATTTTAAAGGGATTTTTAGACATAAAGGAAATATCTTTATATGGCTTACAAATGATAAGAAAAAGCTTCCTGTAATGATGAAAACAAGAATTTTTATTGGTTCTGTTAATGCAAGGTTGATTGACTATAAAGAATAGGATCTGTTAAGCTATTTTTAAGAGTTTCTCTATAGTTTGCTTAACTTCGGTAATTGAGAAAGGCTTTACCATATAACTATCAGCACCAGCATTGAGAATTTTTTTGGCTATTGTGGGAGAAGAGTATTCCACTATAACACAGACCGGCAAATCTGGCTTTTTAGATTTTATCTCCTCAAGCATCCCAATCCCTCCGTTGGTTATGACAAGAGAAAAATCTTCTTTTTCTAAAAGGGATAATGCTTCTTGACTATCTCTTCTACTTATGGCATTGAAACCAAAAAGATTAAGGGAATCTTCCATAACCTTGCAAACATTCTTTTCTTTGTCAACAAATAATATCTTTTTAGTTTTTTCCATTTAATATCTTAAGTAAAATCAATATATTAAGTTTAAAATATCAAATCTATTTAATTGTGCAATACTTGTGCCATAATATTACAAGAAATAAAAAACCCCTTACCATTTGTAAGGGGTTGAATATATTTAAGTTAATTTAATAAAAAGAAAAGGCCTTTTATTAGATATATAAAAGGCCTTACCTCAAGAGTTACAATTTTGTATATTTAATTTTAGAAAATAGTTTTAATCCTTAAAATTCAGATACTTATTAAGATATTGAGAGAGTTACATTTTTGTACTCTTCAGTAGAAATTATCCTTTTTCTTTTATCCCAAGCTTATCCATCTTATACTTCAATATTCTTTTGCTTATTCCTAACATCTTGGCTGCATGGCTCTGAATATAATTTACATCTTTTAAAGCGCTCAATATGATATCTCTTTCAAACTCCTCTTCAGCATTATCAAATGACATCTCTCCCTTTAAAACCGAGGCTTTCAAAAGATTTATTTTCGTCATATTCCTCAGGCTTGAGGGAAGGTCTTCAACAGAAATCGTATCACTTTTTGAAAGTGCCACAGCCCTTTCTATTACATTTTCCAATTCCCTCACATTACCAATCCAAGGGTAATTTAAAAAGATATCCAATACCTCTGGAGATGTTTTCTTCACCCTTTCATTGTGATCTTCAGCATTCTTCTTGAAAAAATGATGCACTAAGAGAATAATATCCTCTTTCCTTTCTCTTAAAGGGGGAAGAAATATAGGGACAACATTTATACGATAGTAGAGATCACCTCGAAAATTCCCCTTCTCGACCTCTTTTTCTAAATCCTTATTTGTTGCTGCAACTATCCTTACATCAACCTTTACACTCTTTGTCCCGCCTACTGGAATAAACTCCTTTTCCTGAATAACTCGCAGTATCTTGGCTTGAACAGAAAAAGCTAAATCTCCTATCTCATCTAAAAAGAGGGTGCCTGAATCTGCCATCTGAAATCTTCCTATTTTTTTACTATTCGCATCAGTAAAAGCTCCCTTCTCATGGCCAAAAAGCTCATTTTCTATCAAAGTCTCAGGTATAGCTGCACAGTTCATTGCAACAAATGGCTTATCTCTCCTGAGGCTGTGAAAATGAATAGCCTTTGCCACTAATTCTTTACCCGTACCGCTATCACCATATATCAAGATATTATTCTTTCGTGGGGCTATCCTTTTGATAGTCTCAAAGACTTCTCTCATTGCCTTGTTTTTACCAATGATATTATCAAAACTATAAGTCTTATCTACCTCCGCTCTAAGATACTGAACCTCCTTTTCAAGGTCTAGGTTTCTTAGGGCCTTCTCTACAATTAAGTTGATTTCATCAACATTAAAGGGTTTTATAATATAATCATATGCCCCCAACTTCATTGCTGTTACTGCTGTCTCGATAGCTTTCGTAGCTGTAATCACTATGATAATCAAATCCTTATCAATCTCTTTTAATTCCTTTAAGACCTCAATACCATCCATGCCTGGCATTAAAATATCTAGAAAAATAAGATGAGGATAATCCTTCCCTACACTCTTTATAGCCTCCTCACCACTTTCAACAGTAAGGACACTATATTTATCCTTCAAAATCATTCTTAAAGACTCCCTGGTACTTAATTCATCATCAACCACTAATATCTTTTTTTTCATGTTTTGATACCAAAGATAATTAAGAAACTGTTATAAATCTATAGGAATGAAAATCATAAAGGTGCTTCCTTTGTCTTTACTACTTCTTACTGTAATCCTTCCCTTATGAGCACCAACTATTTTGCTTGCTATGGTTAAACCCAACCCCAGGGACCCAGGTTTTGTAGTAAAAAAGGGTATTGTTATACTTTTTAACGAATCCTGAGATATACCACAACCCGTATCAGAAATCTGAATTTCTATATATCTCTTGTCCCTTGCAGTACAAGTATCCGTTCTTATAGAAAGGAACCCTCCCTTTTGCATTGATTGAATAGCATTTAAAATAATATTCGATAATGCACGGGTTATCTCTTTTTTGTCAAACCTAATATCTGGAATTTCCCTCAAGTACTCTTCAGAAATCTCTATTTTTTTTGTTAATAACTCTTCCTTATAATTCAACAAAATTAAATTTATTATATCATTAATATTATTTCTCTTCAAACTAAGTTGTAAAGGATAGGTTAATCTTGATATATCTTCAACAAAATTATTGAGTCTGTCTACCTCTTGAAGAACAACATTATAGTAATTTACTCTAAACTCTGAATCTGTAAATTTCTCAGGCCAAAGTTGGAGAAAGGTCTTGATTGATACCAAAGGGTTTTTTACAACATGGGCTAATCGAGTAGCCATTTCATCCATTATCTTATACTCTGATAAATCCTTTTTAACGATTTTTGCTTTCTCTATAATAGATAAATCATAAAAAACAATGATTCCACCATAGATATTACCTTTATTATCCTTTAGCAACGAAAACCCGACGCTCACTGGAATCCATTTTCCGAGTTTAGACATCCATCTTGTTTCGTATCTAAAATATGTTCTTTCTTCTTTTATCGCATTCATAATAAGATGTTCGAGGTTAGCATCAAGCACAGATATGCCTTTTTTCAAAATATCTTTCTCTTCATAACCTAAAATCTCAAGAACCTTTGAATTGAAATTAGTTATAACCCCTTTATTGTCTATTAATAAAACCCCCCATTGAGCCTTTTCTAATACAACAGATACCCTCTCTATTCTCTTTAAAATATCTCTATCGCCTATTAGATCACTTATAATTTTAGATGTTTGAGAGGTTAATTTCAAAAGAATATCCATCTCTGTATGAGAATAGCTCTCACGGGACCTCTTTTCTCCAAATATATAAAGTCCTATAATTTTATTCTTTACTATTAATGGAATGCAAAAAGATGCATCCAATAATTTCAGGAGAGTAGTCAATTCTCTAACTTTCTCTTCCTCATTATCTCTATAGACAACTGAGGGACAATCTTGTAACTTCTCAAAAACAGATAGATCTTGTTTTAGTTTAAGAGATTTCAATAACTCTATTTCATTGTCTGAAAAACCTAATGAGGACTTAAGAACTAAATGATTGTTTTCTTCCAAAAGAAAGATAGCTATTCTTTCTATATCCATAATCTCTGAAAAAACTTCTTTGATATTTTCTAAAAAGATATCCAAGTTATCTATGGAACTCATTAGGTTACTGAATTTTTGAATTAATAACCCATTGAAAGGAGGAGAATAATCCTTCTTCAATCTCTTAAAACTTTTTTTCCATCTCTTATCAAATAATCCCTCAATATTTGTAATTCTATCTTTTTTTGTCAGAACGAATCCCCTTTTTATAGCAGTCTCAAGTTCAATAATATTTCCTGGCCAATCATAATCTTGTAATTTCTTAATAAGTTCAGAGGTAAAACTCTTCTCTGTAAGGCCCGTTGCTTTTTTGATGTCTCTCATTGTCATTTCAATAAGCCTTGGTAGCTCTTCCGTTCTTTTTCTAAGGGGCTTAAGATGAATTGTGATCACACTTAATCTAAGATATAATTCCTCCAAGAATTCATTAGCCTCTACAGATTGAATCAAATCTTTTGAAGTTGATGTAATGATCCTTATATCTAATGGAACCTCTCTTTCTCCATTTATTTCACCCAGCTTGCCTCTTTCTATAAAATCCAAGAATTTCAACTGAATATCTAAAACCATGCTTTCAATGTCTTCTATAAACAGAGTACCTTTGTGGGCTAAACTGAGCTTCCCATCAATCTTCTTACCAAATTCATCAAAATATCCAAAAAGAGCCTTTTCGAGATCCTTTGATGTCAATGCCTTACAGCTGATTCTGAAAAATGGACTATTACTTCTTATCCCACTCTCATGAATTATTCTCGCTATCTCAGCTTTGCCCGTCCCAGACTCTCCCGATATGATTACGGGGAAATTGCTTTGGATTGCAGATTTAACTTTATCGACAATCTCAGAACCGAATTTCTCTAATTTGCTTAATAATTCAGAATCATCTTCTGGAAATAAGGAAGAATTATCAGCTTCATCTTGTATGTAGCTTATCTTTTCTAATACTGTCTTTGCATCAAAAGGCCGTGAAATAAAACCCTTGACCAAATCTTTAAATACAATCTTCCCTTCTATTAGAAACGCTTCATCCACTACCATAAAAATCTCTGTATCTTTAAAAGCCTTTTGTAATCTTATAATTTCTGAAGCTCTAAAGGGCCTGACTGGTTTTAGTAACAAAACATCTATCTCAACCAGTTTTAAAACCGATAATGCTTCCTCTATATTGTCACAAGTCAAAACAATATAATATTTTTCCAGGATTCTTTTTAAACTCTGCCTATCCCTAAAATCCTGATCGATTATTAATATCTTTTTAGCCCGATTTGGCATATCATCTCTTTCACTAAAAATTCTGATAAAATAAGATGTTATTCTTTAATACAATTTAACCCCTCAGAAAATTAATACAACATTACTCTACCTTTATCGGCATTTAAGAAAATAAAATTAAATTTGATTTTACAATAGGATAGAAAATTTAATATATAGAGAAACGTTTAATTAGTAGAGAAAAAATAAAGGCATAATAAAAAATCTATATCTTCTTGTTTTTAAATCTATTAAGAGAATCAAGGGGTAAATTTATATAAAA encodes:
- a CDS encoding aldehyde ferredoxin oxidoreductase C-terminal domain-containing protein, with the translated sequence MIKQIALEIDAQKKSFKEVNLEDENIIGPVDYGFKMYKKGNYFCFGSGLFAGTIIPGTSRLIFCGGSPLWGNFYISTMGGAGTVFNGLGVNYVSIKNACDDYSMLMLRKKEGKLDVSFKKINVEEIWKGYKNKTGFYALQEYVFERWGKEFDKCRVLATGPASLKTIMGAIGSAPINHEVSYVDCWAGRGGLGSKLVQDHRIVGIIYGGDYKRSDSLGDNIDLDKYFKEEFGKKMIPQTMLATTKYRYDPKFETGGTFGVNFARLKDLLFTFNYASVYLTDDERMKIHNKFIEGHYLKQFNEETIVPKKFKTCGERCGAVCKKMRGKFKKDYEPYETMGPNSGIFDQRAAEKLNHYADGLGFDAIQIGGTISWIMEIIAKGIVKKEDLGLTMEPKFDYKNFDVVKDSMSNAKLGIEILDMIMSEERGAKFKNGIRNSAKELDKELKKNTIDYAVYNAFGEKGCMVPNQYWVPGMFSPMPIMGKYFSNYDFDFIEPKELGKKNAERMIKELYMDNTGMCRFHRGWAETLIEKLVNSYYDVDIDYFKHHKRLASEISKSNRPIFWETERVIDIMKAYVEKAKRDCPKNEKLDQLAEDLKKDKEKAAKKYWNEIKEGVEEGLK
- a CDS encoding DedA family protein; amino-acid sequence: MDFLDDYIFNFLIVHSEFFIYSVIFLLLFLGGLGLPLPEDLIILAGGYLAYEGYAHLYMVIPIAIFGAVVGDFTVYFIGRSFGEGFIRFRYPKRFLSKKNLVKIRNYFSRHGNKTIFFARFVAGFRMAVYLVAGTLKISIPRFIFVDSLGAFISVPIVVFLGYFFAEQITLLLLIINRLKFSILFILIIFCVLYYIYKKKRPQRQTSIKTF
- a CDS encoding MarC family protein, whose product is MDLVNVLILTFIPIFVAVDIVGIIPIFLSFVDELDIKTRNKIIWQSIITATVVSLAFAFLGKGIFIILGVTVADFKIAGGLILLVLAVIDIIFPEKKRREPGSTVGVVPIGMPLIVGPAVITTIIILVDIYGVIITTISLILNLLIACIALYSSNMIINLIGEGGLKATSKVVSLLLAAIGVMMIRLGIIEIINKV
- a CDS encoding arginine decarboxylase, pyruvoyl-dependent codes for the protein MMSNHIMVPKEMFLTKGVGRHRRKLESFELALKDAGIEKQNLVRVSSIFPPNCKVISQKKGIEKLSPGQVCYCVLSENSTNEPNRLIASSIGLAIPYDKTSHYGYLSEHHSFGETETIAGDYAEDIAASMLAATLGIEFDEDKNWDDRKELWRMDGRIVQTRNISQSALGDKKGLWTTVLAAAVFIL
- the mpgP gene encoding mannosyl-3-phosphoglycerate phosphatase, which codes for MKRNPIIFTDIDGTLVDHSTYSFEPALPALNLIKKYHIPLIFCSSKTRAEIEEYRKKMEIFHPFISENGGGIFIPKDYFTHTFKYTKENDAYKIIELGIPYKKLCLVLDDIKTKLNCDIRGFFDMKPEEISSVCGLSFNEALLSKKREFDEAFVIKGDNRLQNKVLKEIKRRGYQYTKGGRFFHITGENDKGKAVEILKALYEKKYSHIITIGLGDSFNDKPLLEGVDIAVLVKKPGGTHDPEIDMKGLIKVEGIGPKGWRDYIVSYLSTMDCKRQ
- a CDS encoding glycosyl transferase translates to MGDFHQTGVITTLHRLGKLDLENLERRLEKYSKERPIALVLPSLYSELQGEALPKIIDEIKNVRYLKQIVVALGMANKKEFNHAKKFFSVLPQEVRIIWNDGKRFQSLYKLLENNGLDIGEQGKGRSAWMAYGYVLASGKSQVIALHDCDILTYSRELLARLCYPTTSTTLDYEFCKGYYSRVTNKLHGRVTRLLVTPLIRAMESVIGNNLHNVPFLSYLDSFRYPLAGEFSMDADLARINRIPGDWGLEVGVLAEVYRNCAINRVCQVELCGNYDHKHQVLSPDDPEKGLLKMSIDICKSIFRTLATEGVVFSDGFFRTLQTKYLRTAQDNIKRYEDDAAINGLGFDRHEEGLAVEAFTRGVKMASEVFLENPFEIRLIPNWNRVDAAIPDFLPMLNDAVEKDNE